Proteins encoded in a region of the Clostridium beijerinckii genome:
- a CDS encoding Cof-type HAD-IIB family hydrolase encodes MIKLIASDMDGTLLNTKHKIDKETVSAIKSAEKAGIIFAISTGREYDTVKPLLMENNIRCQCVLMNGAEYRDEDGNILEEINIELETATKIINILQREKVSARIFTNKGIYTTDTKEEALKEMAYRTLSFNPELTPEEAFELAKVQPYFVQLNYISDLDKFLSSGIEIRKFVAFHKDIELINKMKKVIGELKGIAVSSSFRDNIEITDITAQKGIILAKVAEKMGFERDEVLVLGDSFNDYSMFTEFKESVAMGNAIPEIKEIAKYITDTNDNLGVAKAIYRVLEEQK; translated from the coding sequence ATGATAAAACTTATTGCATCAGATATGGATGGGACACTGTTGAATACAAAACATAAAATAGATAAAGAGACCGTATCTGCTATTAAGAGCGCTGAGAAGGCAGGAATTATATTTGCAATTTCAACAGGAAGGGAATATGATACTGTTAAACCTCTTTTGATGGAAAATAATATAAGATGTCAATGTGTACTTATGAATGGAGCAGAGTATAGAGATGAGGATGGAAATATTCTAGAAGAGATAAATATAGAACTAGAAACTGCAACTAAAATTATAAATATACTTCAAAGAGAAAAAGTATCTGCAAGAATATTTACAAACAAAGGAATATATACTACAGATACCAAAGAGGAAGCTTTAAAGGAAATGGCATATAGAACGTTATCCTTTAATCCCGAGCTCACTCCAGAAGAAGCCTTTGAACTTGCCAAAGTTCAACCATATTTTGTTCAACTTAATTACATTTCTGATTTGGATAAATTTTTAAGCAGTGGTATAGAAATTAGAAAGTTTGTAGCTTTCCATAAAGATATAGAGCTTATAAATAAAATGAAAAAAGTTATTGGAGAATTGAAAGGAATTGCCGTTTCATCTTCATTCAGGGATAATATAGAGATTACAGATATAACTGCTCAAAAGGGCATTATACTTGCAAAAGTAGCTGAAAAAATGGGATTTGAAAGAGATGAAGTTTTGGTACTAGGAGATAGTTTTAACGATTATTCTATGTTTACAGAATTCAAAGAATCAGTTGCTATGGGAAATGCTATTCCTGAAATAAAAGAAATAGCAAAATATATAACTGATACAAATGACAATTTAGGGGTAGCAAAAGCAATCTATAGAGTTTTAGAAGAACAGAAATAA
- a CDS encoding CAP domain-containing protein, with product MKKTFFTKMTSAVIVAATIATLSPLKASAEWTQNDDRTWSYKEGNKVAKGWKNISNEWYYFNESGRMKTDWTYDKGNWYYLNNSGVMQEGWNNINGIWYYFNNSGVMQIGWIQDNNKWYYMNSNGAMQTGIQNIAGKIYYFDESGKLIESSNSSSQLFSNSGYSGQASAYNSADNDTVDINGLPQLPKSYSISIQAMAENKIFELMNEKRTEAGLNPLVIDNELVQIARYKSNHMIQYNYFDHTTPEGNNWTSWLKAINYEYTTTGENIAYNNYEPVELFNQWWNSPGHKANMMNPSYTKVGIGVISGNDKYMGTQTFSN from the coding sequence ATGAAGAAAACTTTTTTTACAAAAATGACAAGTGCAGTTATTGTGGCTGCAACAATTGCTACACTATCACCGTTAAAAGCATCTGCGGAATGGACTCAGAATGATGATAGAACATGGAGCTATAAAGAAGGAAACAAGGTAGCTAAAGGATGGAAGAATATTTCAAATGAATGGTATTATTTTAATGAAAGCGGAAGAATGAAAACAGATTGGACTTATGACAAAGGAAACTGGTATTACTTAAATAATTCAGGAGTAATGCAAGAAGGTTGGAATAATATCAATGGAATCTGGTATTATTTTAACAATAGTGGAGTGATGCAAATAGGTTGGATTCAAGATAATAATAAGTGGTATTATATGAATAGTAATGGAGCAATGCAAACAGGTATTCAAAATATTGCGGGGAAGATTTATTACTTTGATGAATCAGGCAAATTAATAGAATCATCAAATAGCTCAAGCCAACTTTTTAGTAATTCAGGATATAGTGGACAAGCTAGTGCCTATAATTCAGCAGATAATGATACCGTTGATATAAATGGACTTCCTCAATTACCAAAAAGCTATTCTATAAGTATACAAGCAATGGCAGAAAATAAAATTTTTGAGTTAATGAATGAAAAAAGAACTGAGGCAGGTTTAAACCCATTAGTCATAGATAATGAATTGGTTCAAATAGCTAGATATAAAAGCAATCATATGATACAATACAATTATTTTGACCATACTACTCCAGAGGGCAATAATTGGACAAGCTGGCTGAAAGCAATTAATTATGAATATACTACAACGGGAGAAAACATAGCATACAATAATTATGAACCAGTTGAATTATTCAATCAGTGGTGGAATTCGCCGGGGCATAAGGCAAATATGATGAATCCTTCTTACACTAAGGTTGGTATAGGTGTAATTAGTGGTAATGATAAATATATGGGAACTCAGACTTTTTCAAATTAA
- a CDS encoding GntR family transcriptional regulator, producing the protein MQTKYEMVVNILEKEMLEDKYSLSKKLPTEEELIKKFNVSKNTIRKAIEILVSKGYVYRVQGSGIFLREFAKNGCAQIRDINGLSKQYSKEKFESKVAEFSLINADEKLSDRMKCDIGTKIYYVKRVRYLNGDPIEIEESYYNKDIIPYLNEEICSKSIFDYITNDLKLKIGFADRIITSEKLTEEEASFLNLEKDDPALVLNNTIFLSSGIVFDISVEKFNYKNMKLISLTSIN; encoded by the coding sequence ATGCAAACAAAGTATGAAATGGTTGTTAATATTTTAGAAAAAGAAATGTTGGAAGATAAATATAGTTTGAGTAAAAAACTTCCTACAGAAGAGGAACTGATAAAAAAATTTAATGTTAGTAAAAATACTATAAGAAAAGCTATAGAAATATTAGTGAGTAAAGGTTATGTTTATAGAGTACAAGGCAGTGGGATATTTTTAAGGGAGTTTGCAAAAAATGGCTGCGCTCAAATAAGAGATATAAATGGTTTATCAAAACAATATTCTAAGGAAAAGTTTGAAAGTAAGGTTGCTGAATTTTCGTTAATTAATGCAGATGAAAAATTATCAGATAGAATGAAATGTGATATTGGCACAAAGATATATTATGTTAAAAGAGTAAGATATTTAAATGGAGATCCAATTGAAATAGAGGAATCTTACTATAATAAAGATATTATTCCTTATTTGAATGAAGAAATATGTAGTAAGTCTATATTTGATTACATTACAAATGATTTAAAATTAAAAATAGGATTTGCGGATAGGATAATAACTTCTGAAAAATTAACTGAAGAAGAAGCAAGTTTTTTGAACTTGGAAAAAGATGACCCAGCTTTAGTTTTAAATAATACTATATTTTTAAGTAGTGGAATAGTATTTGATATTTCTGTAGAGAAATTTAACTATAAAAATATGAAATTGATAAGCTTGACCAGTATTAACTAA